One Klebsiella electrica genomic window, CTGTTTCTATCACGCTTAAACCATTTCGTTGCGATTTACACAGCTCAGGAACCCGACCTGTCGCAGTATATTAAGTCGTCTATAGAAACAAGCATTGAAAGGACAACCCAGTAGTCAAACAGCGTGAAACGCTACTGGTGCCTTACAGCGCAAAAAGGCTGGTGACCAAAAAGTCACCAGCCTCAGCCTGATTTCTCAGGCTGCAACCGGAAGGGTTGGCTTATTTGACTTCAACTTCAGCGCCAGCTTCTTCCAGAGATTTTTTCAGAGCTTCAGCGTCGTCTTTGCTGATGCCTTCTTTCAGTGCAGCCGGTGCAGATTCTACCAGGTCTTTAGCTTCTTTCAGACCCAGGCCAGTTGCGCTACGTACTGCTTTGATAACAGCAACTTTGTTAGCGCCTGCAGCTTTCAGAATTACGTCGAATTCAGTTTTTTCTTCAGCAGCTTCAGCCGGGCCAGCAGCTACAGCTACAGCAGCAGCAGCGGAAACACCGAATTTTTCTTCCATTGCAGAGATCAGCTCAACAACGTCCATTACGGACATAGCGGATACTGCTTCAATGATTTGATCTTTAGTGATAGACATTTAAATTGTTCCTGAATATCAGAATAAGTTTATACGTAAGCGAGCGCTTTACAAAGACAACTGCGATTAAGCAGCTTCTTTCGCATCGCGTACAGCAGCCAGAGTGCGAACCAGTTTGCCAGCCGAAGCTTCTTTCATGGTTGCCATCAGGCGTGCAATTGCTTCTTCGTAGGTCGGCAGAGTTGCCAGGCGGTCGATTTGCGACGCCGGGATCAGCTCACCTTCAAAGGCTGCAGCTTTGACCTCAAATTTTGCATTCGCTTTCGCGAACTCTTTGAACAGACGAGCAGCAGCGCCCGGGTGTTCCATAGAGTATGCAATCAGGGTCGGACCAACAAACGTGTCTTTCAGGCACTCAAACTGAGTCCCTTCAACGACGCGGCGCAGCAGGGTGTTACGAACAACACGCATGTAAACGCCAGCTTCACGACCTGCTTTACGCAGTTCAGTCATTTTATCAACAGTAACGCCACGGGAATCCGCAACTACTGCAGACAGCGCACCTTTGGCTACTTCGCTGACTTCAGCAACAATCGCTTGTTTGTCTTGAAGATTTAAAGCCATTAGCTTTGCTCCTGGATGTTTGCCAGAGCTTATGCTCTGGAACTCACTTCACTCTTTCCAACGAAAGAGCGTCTTTAATACGGTGAGCAGAAACAAGCCAGAGTATCCAAAAATAATCTTAGCGTTCTGTCACCGTCTACGCAGGGGATTAAGTTTCTGACGAAACACCTGCGGTCTTCGACGGAGGCCTGGATAGGCCAGGCTCCAACGAACAAATTCTTCCTACCCTTCACTATTCAGGCTGTGCCGGCGTTGGCTGTCTTCGTTCACACCGGTCACATAGTTCCCTATGCTCCCGGAGATTCACTCAGTTGCCGCCTTGCCACAACCTGACTATCTCGGATAGCGTTCTGCACGTAGCAGAATCGTGGGGGTAATATTGTAGACAAAATCACCGCCCACGTAAAGCTAATCTTAGTTCGCAGAAGCGCTCAGACCAGCCTGATCAACGGCAACACCAGCACCCATGGTGGTGGAGATGCTAACTTTCTTGATGTACACGCCTTTAGCCTGAGTCGGTTTTGCTTTTTTCAGCGCAACCAGCAGAGCTTCCAGGTTTTCTTTCAGTTTGTCAGCGTCAAAGTCCACTTTACCGATGGTGGTGTGGATGATGCCGTTTTTGTCGTTACGATAACGAACCTGGCCTGCTTTAGCGTTCTTAACAGCTTCAGCAACGTTCGGAGTAACGGTACCCACTTTCGGGTTTGGCATCAGGCCGCGCGGACCCAGAACCTGGCCCAGCTGGCCAACAACGCGCATTGCATCCGGGGAAGCAATAACAACGTCAAAGTTCATTTCGCCTTTTTTGATCTGGTCAGCCAGATCTTCCATACCTACCAGCTCGGCGCCTGCAGCTTTAGCAGCTTCAGCGTTCGGGCCCTGGGTAAATACAGCTACGCGAACGGAACGGCCAGTACCGTGCGGCAGTACAGTCGCGCCACGGACGTTCTGGTCAGATTTACGCGCGTCGATGCCGAGGTTAACGGCAACATCAACGCTTTCAACGAACTTAGCAGTAGCCAGTTCTTTCAGCAGAGAGATGGCTTCGTTGATGTCGTACTGTTTGGTCGCATCAACTTTGTCACGAATCACGGACATGCGCTTGGTCAGTTTAGCCATTTCTTAGTCCTCCACTACCAGGCCCATGGAACGTGCAGTACCTTCAATGGAGCGAGTCATCGCTTCAATGTCGGAACCAGTCATGTCGGCAGCTTTGGTCTGCGCGATTTCCTGCAGCTGAGCGCGGGAAATTTTACCTACTTTGTCTTTGTTCGGTTTACCGGAACCAGACTTGATACCAGCCGCTTTTTTCAGCAGAACTGCTGCCGGCGGAGTTTTGGTAACGAAGGTGAAAGAACGGTCAGCGTAAACGGTAATAACAACCGGGATTGGCAGACCTTTTTCCAGGGATTCCGTTTTGGCGTTGAACGCTTTGCAGAATTCCATGATGTTCACACCCTGCTGACCCAGTGCTGGACCAACCGGCGGACTCGGGTTTGCCATACCAGCTGCAACCTGCAGCTTGACGTAGGCTTGTACTTTCTTAGCCATTTAAATTTCCTCGTTTGGGTGTAGCGCCTGAAAAGGCTCCCCGTGATAAATATCGCTTTATGGGAATCAGACCCATAAAAACAAAAGGCGCGAAATTGTATGTCAATTTCGCGCCTCATGCAACGATTAAATCGCTGCTTTTTTGATCGCCGCTTAGGCTTTCTCTACCTGGGCAAAGTCCAGTTCAACCGGAGTAGCACGGCCGAAGATGGAAACAGAAACCTTCAGGCGAGACTTCTCGTAGTCAACTTCTTCAACCACACCGTTAAAGTCAGCGAACGGACCATCGCTAACGCGTACCATTTCACCCGGTTCAAACAGGGTTTTCGGACGCGGCTTATCGCCAACCTGCTGCAGGCGGTTCATGATCGCATCAACTTCTTTGTCGCTGATCGGTGCCGGACGGTCAGACGTACCGCCAATAAAGCCCATCACGCGCGGTACGCTGCGCACCAGGTGCCAGCTTGCGTCGTTCATTACCATCTGGACCAGAACGTAACCCGGGAAGAATTTGCGCTCGCTCTTGCGGCGCTGGCCACCACGGATCTCGACCACTTCTTCGGTCGGCACCATGACTTCGCCAAACAGCTCTTCCATATTGTGTAATTTGATATGTTCACGCAACGAGGTAGCTACGCGACCTTCAAAACCGGAAAACGCCTGAACGACGTACCAACGTTTTTTAGGAGCTTCAGACATCTCAGAACCTCAGGCCAGTGATAAAGGATACCAGGCGAACCAGAATACCATCCAGTCCCCACAGGATCAGTGACATTACCGCAGTAACCGCAGCAACAATCAGCGTGGTGTGCAGCGTTTCCTGGCGAGTTGGCCAGATAACCTTGCGGACTTCGGTTCTCGCTTCACGGGCGAAGGCAACGGTCGCCTTACCTTTAGTGGTTAACAGCGCGACGCCACCGGCAGCAGCGATCAGAATCACTACAGCCAGCGCACGCACCGCCAGCATAATGTCACGATAAAGGAAGTTGCCTACGATGGCCACAATCAGCAGCGCAGCAACGATCACCCACTTCATCGCTTCCAGGCCGCGCCCGCTCCCTTGAGCTTCGGTATTCGCACTCATAAACCAACCTGTCACAAGAATTCAGACAAATAATTTTGCCCCGCGAGAGCGAGGCAACCAAACCGAAATGCTCTGCTGCGTTTCGGACTTAACGCCCTCTACAGAGCCTGTCTCAGCAATGATTATGGCAAAAAAAATCACTGATGAGCCAGGTTCTGGTTCGAAAGCGTGCAAAAAGGGCATCAAATGATGCCCTTTTATTGCGCATTGCGTCAAATGTTATCAGCGATTAGCTGAGAACTTTTGCTACCACGCCAGCGCCAACGGTACGGCCGCCTTCACGGATTGCGAAACGCAGACCGTCGTCCATCGCGATCGGGTGAATCAGGGTAACAACCATTTTGATGTTGTCGCCCGGCATTACCATCTCTACGCCTTCCGGCAGTTCGATGGTGCCAGTCACGTCAGTTGTACGGAAGTAGAACTGCGGACGGTAGCCTTTGAAGAACGGAGTATGACGGCCGCCTTCGTCTTTGGACAGAATGTACACTTCAGATTCGAACTTGGTGTGCGGCTTGATTGAGCCCGGCTTAGCCAGTACCTGACCACGTTCGATTTCTTCACGTTTGATACCACGCAGCAGAACACCTACGTTCTCACCAGCACGGCCTTCGTCCAGCAGTTTGCGGAACATTTCAACGCCAGTACAGGTAGACTTCGCTGTGTCTTTGATACCAACGATTTCAACTTCTTCGCCCACTTTGATGATACCGCGCTCTACACGACCGGTAACAACGGTACCACGACCGGAGATGGAGAATACGTCTTCGATCGGCAGCAGGAACGGCTTGTCAATCGCACGCTCTGGTTCCGGGATGTAAGAATCCAGGTAGCCTGCCAGTTCGATGATTTTCGCTTCCCAGTCTGCTTCGCCTTCCAGCGCTTTCAGCGCGGAACCGCGAACGATCGGGGTGTCGTCGCCCGGGAAGTCGTACTGAGACAGCAGCTCACGAACTTCCATTTCAACCAGTTCCAGCAGCTCTTCGTCATCAACCATGTCGCATTTGTTCAGGAACACGATGATGTACGGAACGCCTACCTGACGACCCAGCAGGATGTGCTCACGAGTCTGCGGCATCGGGCCGTCAGTCGCAGCAACAACCAGGATCGCGCCATCCATCTGAGCAGCACCGGTGATCATGTTTTTAACATAGTCGGCGTGGCCCGGGCAGTCTACGTGTGCGTAGTGGCGAGTCGGGGTGTCATATTCAACGTGGGAAGTGTTGATGGTGATACCACGAGCTTTTTCTTCCGGCGCGTTATCGATCTGGTCGAATGCGCGAGCAGAACCACCGTAGGTTTTAGCCAGAACGGTAGTGATTGCAGCAGTCAGCGTTGTTTTACCATGGTCAACGTGGCCGATAGTACCGACGTTAACGTGCGGTTTTGTACGTTCAAACTTTTCTTTAGACATCGATTGTCCCTCTAAGACACGGATAAATCGGTGATATCACCACATCAACCGGGCAACATGCCCGACTTGTTGAATGCAATAAACAGAGAGAAACAGGGAAGGAGAGATAAAGAAGTGGTGCTGATACCCAGAGTCGAACTGGGGACCTCACCCTTACCAAGGGTGCGCTCTACCAACTGAGCCATATCAGCACGTCTGGAGCGGGCAGCGGGAATCGAACCCGCATCATCAGCTTGGAAGGCTGAGGTAATAGCCATTATACGATGCCCGCATCCTGAAACTCGGCTACCCAGTTCTTTCTATAACAAAAAAAAGAGATTTATCTCTTTTTCTGTTTGAGTTGATTAGTTTAACCAAGCAACTCTGGCTTCGCAAAGCGTTGCCGAAAGATGGTGGTGGGGGAAGGATTCGAACCTTCGAAGTCGATGACGGCAGATTTACAGTCTGCTCCCTTTGGCCGCTCGGGAACCCCACCAGGCACTTGATGGTGCCGACTACCGGAATCGAACTGGTGACCTACTGATTACAAGTCAGTTGCTCTACCTACTGAGCTAAGTCGGCATCAAGTAGCGCGCATTTTAGGGAGACCTGCGAGTTCATGCAACTAAAAAATTGCATAAAATGTTCCATTGCTCATATTTTGTGCTCAAACAAGGAAAACCGGTGCAATTTCAAACAACGACGCACAAAAAAACGGCATTTACCCAGGCGTAAATCGCACGCTGACCCGGGATATTTTGTTAAAGACCGGCATTTTTGACCTCCTGGAAGGTTTCCTGCTCGTCTTTGCGCCCGATAATCGATCTTTTAGTGGGCAGAACAGGTATTCCAGCTTCACCTGACAACATCACTGACAACCGCCTTCAGCGGCATTTATCGCTTACGTTATCTGAGCGCGCTGTTCATCTGATTGATAATTACCCGCAGACCCCGCTCTTGTGATGTCTGCATTAGAAAGCGCTATCCGATGAGTTTTTTTCTTATTATTCCTCGCAATCTGGTGTTACCCTCCTGCCCATTGTCCTGATTAACTTGTGTGAAGCATCCCTCGCTGCATGTGATTCGGCGATGCTAAGAACATGCTTATGAGCAAAAAAGAGCAGACGTTAATGACACCGTATCTACAATTTAACCGCAACCAATGGGCTGCACTTCGTGATTCCGTTCCGATGACGCTGACAGAGGAAGAAATCACGCGGTTAAAAG contains:
- the rplL gene encoding 50S ribosomal protein L7/L12, which codes for MSITKDQIIEAVSAMSVMDVVELISAMEEKFGVSAAAAVAVAAGPAEAAEEKTEFDVILKAAGANKVAVIKAVRSATGLGLKEAKDLVESAPAALKEGISKDDAEALKKSLEEAGAEVEVK
- the rplJ gene encoding 50S ribosomal protein L10; this encodes MALNLQDKQAIVAEVSEVAKGALSAVVADSRGVTVDKMTELRKAGREAGVYMRVVRNTLLRRVVEGTQFECLKDTFVGPTLIAYSMEHPGAAARLFKEFAKANAKFEVKAAAFEGELIPASQIDRLATLPTYEEAIARLMATMKEASAGKLVRTLAAVRDAKEAA
- the rplA gene encoding 50S ribosomal protein L1 codes for the protein MAKLTKRMSVIRDKVDATKQYDINEAISLLKELATAKFVESVDVAVNLGIDARKSDQNVRGATVLPHGTGRSVRVAVFTQGPNAEAAKAAGAELVGMEDLADQIKKGEMNFDVVIASPDAMRVVGQLGQVLGPRGLMPNPKVGTVTPNVAEAVKNAKAGQVRYRNDKNGIIHTTIGKVDFDADKLKENLEALLVALKKAKPTQAKGVYIKKVSISTTMGAGVAVDQAGLSASAN
- the rplK gene encoding 50S ribosomal protein L11; translation: MAKKVQAYVKLQVAAGMANPSPPVGPALGQQGVNIMEFCKAFNAKTESLEKGLPIPVVITVYADRSFTFVTKTPPAAVLLKKAAGIKSGSGKPNKDKVGKISRAQLQEIAQTKAADMTGSDIEAMTRSIEGTARSMGLVVED
- the nusG gene encoding transcription termination/antitermination protein NusG — translated: MSEAPKKRWYVVQAFSGFEGRVATSLREHIKLHNMEELFGEVMVPTEEVVEIRGGQRRKSERKFFPGYVLVQMVMNDASWHLVRSVPRVMGFIGGTSDRPAPISDKEVDAIMNRLQQVGDKPRPKTLFEPGEMVRVSDGPFADFNGVVEEVDYEKSRLKVSVSIFGRATPVELDFAQVEKA
- the secE gene encoding preprotein translocase subunit SecE, with translation MSANTEAQGSGRGLEAMKWVIVAALLIVAIVGNFLYRDIMLAVRALAVVILIAAAGGVALLTTKGKATVAFAREARTEVRKVIWPTRQETLHTTLIVAAVTAVMSLILWGLDGILVRLVSFITGLRF
- the tuf gene encoding elongation factor Tu is translated as MSKEKFERTKPHVNVGTIGHVDHGKTTLTAAITTVLAKTYGGSARAFDQIDNAPEEKARGITINTSHVEYDTPTRHYAHVDCPGHADYVKNMITGAAQMDGAILVVAATDGPMPQTREHILLGRQVGVPYIIVFLNKCDMVDDEELLELVEMEVRELLSQYDFPGDDTPIVRGSALKALEGEADWEAKIIELAGYLDSYIPEPERAIDKPFLLPIEDVFSISGRGTVVTGRVERGIIKVGEEVEIVGIKDTAKSTCTGVEMFRKLLDEGRAGENVGVLLRGIKREEIERGQVLAKPGSIKPHTKFESEVYILSKDEGGRHTPFFKGYRPQFYFRTTDVTGTIELPEGVEMVMPGDNIKMVVTLIHPIAMDDGLRFAIREGGRTVGAGVVAKVLS